CGAAGGCGATTTCATTGGGTACTGTGGCTTAATTATCGGTCGTTCCACACTTGAAGAGCCGGAGATTGCATACGAGTTGTTCCGCAGCGCTCATGGTAAAGGTTATGCGACTGAGGCCGCATCTGTTGTACTGGACGCGGCGATTGCTACTGGGCGCCAAAGACTTTGGTCGACTGTAGGTGCTTGGAATATCGCTTCCCTCCGGGTACTAGAAAAGATAGGATTTAAGCGGCATCACAGTACGTGGGATGATGAACGTGGTGAGATTGTTTGGAACGTACGCGATCTTTAAAGATTTCGCCTTAATTCTAAACACTACACTTTTCAACAATCA
This DNA window, taken from Bacillus cereus ATCC 14579, encodes the following:
- a CDS encoding GNAT family N-acetyltransferase produces the protein MPSLFKTMAFQLKTERLELSMWEESDSVWLSKLIGERGVDIPAVDSVRNRLIEMRKKADENGISLLTIRRRDEGDFIGYCGLIIGRSTLEEPEIAYELFRSAHGKGYATEAASVVLDAAIATGRQRLWSTVGAWNIASLRVLEKIGFKRHHSTWDDERGEIVWNVRDL